CGCACCATCACCCGCGCGATGGACCTGATCCTGGTGGCGCGCAACCTCGAGCGCGTGGCCGATCTCGCCACCAACATCGCCGAGGAGGTGGTCTTCATCACCGAAGCCCGTATCATCAAGCACAACGTCGAGGAGCAGGTCGGAGACGACTTCGGCCGCACCTAGCGGCGATCACTCCACGGCCGGGCTGCTCCGTGCCCGCTTTCTCTCCGCCGCGCGGCGCTTCGCGGTCAGCCGGCGCTCGACGGCTGCCTCGCTCGGCCGCGTCGCGATCCGTCGCTTTGGCTTTCGCGCACGGCGCTTGAGCTCGTCCCACACGCGCTCGAGCGCGAGCTGGCGATTCCTGCCCTGCGACCGGCTCTCGGTCGCGATGCGGGTGATGCCGCTCGGCAGATGGCGCACGCGAACGCTGGATTCCGTCTTGTTCTTCTTCTGACCGCCGGGGCCCGAGGAGCGGTAGGCGGTGATGTCGCAGTCGAGCGCGAGACGCGCGAGATGGGCCGGTAGCGGCATGCCGCGAGTATAGCCACGGTGAACGTGCGAGGCTCACCGTCGCGCGCTTGTCCGCGTCGGGCGCCGTCGATAGACTGCCGCGACACCACTCCACGGAGAGACGATGAGAGCGACACTGGCCGCCGCATGGAACGCAGCCCTTATTCTCGTCCTGATCGCCGGCGCGCCCGCCGAAGCGGCGAAGGCGAAGCCCAAGGGAAAGCCCGCGGCGACGACCACGGCTTCAGCACCCACGACCGCCCTCACTCCCGCGCGCTTCCCGGTCGCGCGGCACACGCTGCCGAACGGACTCGTGATCCTGCTCCATGAGGACCACAGCGTCCCAGCCGTCACTTTCTGGCAGTGGTATCGGGTCGGCTCCCGCAACGAAGGGCCGGGCATCACCGGGATCTCGCACTTCTTCGAGCACATGATGTTCAACGGCTCGAAGAGCGTTCCGCCCAAGGAATACGACCGCATCATCGAATCGAACGGCGGCGTCTCGAACGCCTTCACCGATCGGGACATGACCGCCTATTACGAAGACATCGCCTCCGACCGGCTGGAGGTCCTGTTGCGCGTGGATTCGGACCGGATGCGTGAACTGCTGCTGGCGCCGGAGCTGCTGAAGAGCGAGATCGAAGTGGTGAAGGAGGAGCGCCGGCTGCGCACCGACAACGACATCTCGGGCATGCTCGACGAGAGCCTCTACGCGACGGCGTTTCTCGCCTCGCCCTATCGCTGGCCGGTGGTGGGCTGGATGGCGGATCTCGAGCGCATGCAGCGCACCGATCTGGTGGATTACTTCCGCACGTACTACGCCCCCAACAACTGCATCCTGATCCTCACCGGGGACTTCGACTCCAAAGCGGCGCTCGCTTTGATCCAGAAATATTTCGGGGACATCCCGGCACAGACCGCGCCCAAGGCGCCGGTCAATTCCGAGCCCGAGCAGCGCGGCGAGCGGCGTGCGCAGGTGCGCTATCCGGCGGAGAACGAGAGCTTCCAGATCGGCTACAAGGCGCCGAACGCGAGGAGCGAGGACACCTGGGTGCTCGATCTCCTGTCCAGCATCCTGGGCGACGGCGAGTCCTCGCGCCTCCATCAGGCGCTGGTGTACGAGAAGCAGCTTGCGCTCGACGCCGGTACGTTCTTCCGGCCACGTCTCGATCCCACGCTGTTCGAATTCTCGGTCGAGATGAAGCCGGGCAAGCCCGCGCGCGAGGGCCAGGCGGCGCTCGACCAGGTCCTGGAGAAGCTGGTGAAGGAGGGCCCGACGGCGCGCGAGCTGGACAAGGCCAAGAATCTTCTCGAGGCGGACCTGGTGAAGTCGCTCAAGACCAACAACGGCGTCGGCGAGCAGCTGGGCTTCTACGAGCACGTCTTCGGCGACTATCGCACGCTCTACGACGCGATCGGCCGCTACCGCAAGGTGACGCTGGAGGACTGCAGGCGCGTCGCTCGCGCCACGTTCGTGCCCGAGCGCCGCACCGTCGTCGAGCTGCTTCCCACCGCTGGACCGGAGGCCAAGCCGTGACCTTCGGGCTGTTCCTCGCCGGCTCGAGCTTGCTGCTCTCTCTCGCACTCGCGGCCTCGGCGGACGCCGGGGCGCTCCAGATTCCGCCGGCCACGCGGGCTAAGCTCGGCAACGGTCTGCAGGTCGTGGTGATCCCGACATCGCGCCTGCCACTCGTCGACTTCCGGCTCGTGGCCCGCGCCGGATCGGTGAACGATCCCGCCGGCAAGGAAGGGCTCGCCGCGCTGATGGCGGAGCTGATGACCCAGGGCGCGGCGGGCCGCGACGCGCGCACGATCGCCGAGGACATCGCGTTCGTCGGAGGCTCGCTCGAGGCCGGCGCTTCGGCGGAGCAGGTCGTCGTCACCTGCGAAGTGCTGCGAAAAGATTTCGCCACCGGGCTCGAGCTGTTCCGTGACGTGATCGTGTCGCCCACGTTCCCCGCCGCGGAGTTCGAGCGCAAGCGGGACGAGACGCTGGGAGCGATCGCGGCCGACCGCAACAATCCCGGATCGGTGGCCAATCAGGCGCTCGGTCCGTTCCTTCTGGGCGAGAGCCCGCTGGCCCATCCGCTGAGCGGCTGGGAGAAGTCGGTACGGGCCATCTCCCGCGAGGATGTGGTCGCTTTCCACGCGCAGCGGGTGCGGCCCGACAATGCGCTGCTGGCGGTGGTGGGCGATGTCGATCCGAAGGCGACGATCGGAGCGCTCGAGAAGGCCTTCGCTTCATGGAAGAAGAGTGGCGAGAAATGGACCGATGCCTACCAGGCGGTGCCGCAGGTCAAAGGCCGCAAGGTCCTGATCGTCAACAAGCCCGAGGTGACGCAGACGCAGATCCGGCTCGCCTGCATCGGCGTGCCACGCAACCATCCGGATTTCTACCCGATCGTCGTGGCCAACGCGATTCTCGGCTCCGGCTTCACCTCACGCCTCGTCAACGAGGTGCGGGTCAATCAGGGGCTGACCTACAGCATCAGCAGCCGCTTCGGGATGTACCGCAACGCCGGGACCTTCTCGATCAACACGTTCACCCGCAACGAGACGATTCGCAAGACCATCGACACAGCACTCGCCACAGAGAAGAAGCTGGTCGACGAGGGACCGAGCGAGGACGAGCTCGCCAAGGCGCGCAGCTATCTCACCGGGCAGTTCCCGCTCGGCCTGCAGGCGCCGGACGCGCTCGCGACCCAGGTGCTGAACGTCGATTTCTTCGGTCTCGAGCCCAACTATCTCCAGACCTATCAGGACAAGATCTCGGCGGTGTCGATGACGGACGTGCGCCGCGCCCTGAAGTCGTACTTCTGCGTGGACGACCTGCGCGTCCTCGTGGTCTCGAATCCCGAGGTCGCGAAGAAACAGCTCGAGGGCCTGGGAACGGTCGAGGTGCGGAACCCCGATTAGCGCGCCGCGCCGGATCCTCCGGCGCCTCTTCACCACGCCGGAGGTCGAATGCCGTCCCTGCGCGAGCTGGGGGAGTTCGAGGTCCTCGATCGACTCAAGGCGGAACGCGCCAGCGCGAGCGCGGTGACGCTCGGTCCCGGCGATGACGCCGCGGTGGTCGAGCCCGCGGCCGGCATGGAACTGGTGCTGACCACCGACGCTTTCGTCGAGGGCGTACACTACCTGCCGGCGTGGAGCGCTCCGCTCGAGGTCGGCGCCCGCCTTGGGTGCGCCAACCTGTCCGATCTGGCGGCGATGGCTGCGCGTCCACGCTGGGCGCTGCTATCGATCGGTGCCCGCGAGGATGCTTCGGTGGACGATCTCGTCGAGGTGCAGCGTGGAATCCAGCGAGTGCTCGGCCGGCACGGCGCCGGCGTGGTCGGCGGCAATCTCACCTCGGTGGCCGGGCCGCAGTGGCTCTCGCTCACGCTGCTCGGCGACGTCGGGAAAGGCCGCGCATGGCGGCGCAGCGGCGCGCGGGCCGGAGATCGGCTCGCCGTGACCGGGCATCCGGGACGCGCCGGCGCCGGTCTGGCGCTGGCGCGCCGGCTGGGGGAGCGGGCGCGAGCGCCGGAGTGGCAGACCCTCGTGGCCGCGTGGCTTCATCCCGAACCACGCGTGGCGCTCGCGCGCGAACTAGGGGATCACGGCGGCGTCACGGGGGCGATCGACATCTCCGACGGTCTCGCCGGCGATCTCGCCAAGCTGTGCGAAGCGAGCGGGATCGGCGCGCGGCTGATGGCGCGCGACTGGGCCATGGATCCCGAGATCGAGCGTGCGGCCGAAGCCCTCGGGGTCGATCCCGTCACACTGCGCCTCTCGCCGAGTGACGACTACGAGCTCCTGCTCGCGATCGATCCGGAGCGGGCGGCATCCTGCCAGGCGGTGGCCGCAGCGAGCGGAGTGGCGTTTGCGTGGATCGGTCTCCTCACGGCAGATCGCGGATCCATCGCGATCGAGGACGCCTCGGGTGCGGCGCGGACGATCGTGGAACGGGGATTCGATTCCTTCGAGCCGCGAGGCGCCTAGCGGCGGCCCTTGGAGCCGGCGCCCACGAACAACTCCTGCGTCGTCGGCTGGATGCCGGCGAAGCGGGTCTCGTGGTCGAGCAGCCAGCGCTTGCGCGGCAGACCGCCGCCGTATCCGGTCATGGCGCCGTTCGCCCCGATCACTCGATGGCAGGGCACGATGATCGCGATCGGGTTCTGGTTGTTGGCGAGCCCGACGGCCCGGGATGCCTTGGGCTGGCGGATGCTCTTGGCGATCTGACCGTAGCTCCTGGTCTCACCGAAGGGGATCTGGCTCAGCGCCGTCCACACCTTCTTCTGGAAGTCCGACCCGACGGGATCGAGCGGGACATCGAACTCCTGGAGCATGCCGTTGAAGTAGGCGTCGAGCTGCTCCACCACCGCCTTGAGATCGAGCAGGGACGGCTCCCACTTCGCGTCGGGCACGATGTCCGAGCGCGCCGCGATCATGCGCTTGAGGCTCTTGCGCTCCATGTACTGGAGATAACGCAGGCCTTTGTCGGTGCGGGCGAGAAAGAGCAGGCCGACCGGCGACGACATCATGTGATAGGCGATGCGCACGGCGGGAGCATAGCCGAGGGTCCGAGGTGTGCCAAGGCCCGGCAAGCCAGGTTGGCGTCCCGTTCAGGGACGAGGGAGGAACGCTCCGCTGCGCGCTCGATAGGCGACCCATGCATCTCCGAACCGGGCGGCGAGCAAGGCCTCTTCACGGCGGATCCTGAGGACCATCAGCGCCGCGAAGAGCGCAAGCGGCAAGAGGCCGAGCCCGCTGCCAAACGCCATCACCGCGCCGAGGGCCGCCAGAAACGAGCCCAGATAGCCGGGGTGTCGAATGCGCCGGTAGAGTCCCGTGGTCTCGAGCACGTGCTCGCGCTGAACCGCGAGGAGCGGAGAGAAGCGTGAGCCCAGCTGGCTCATCGCGAGGATTCGAATCGTCAGTCCCAGCGCCACGATGGCGACGCCGGCCCAT
This Candidatus Eisenbacteria bacterium DNA region includes the following protein-coding sequences:
- a CDS encoding peptide chain release factor-like protein, yielding MPLPAHLARLALDCDITAYRSSGPGGQKKNKTESSVRVRHLPSGITRIATESRSQGRNRQLALERVWDELKRRARKPKRRIATRPSEAAVERRLTAKRRAAERKRARSSPAVE
- a CDS encoding pitrilysin family protein, with product MRATLAAAWNAALILVLIAGAPAEAAKAKPKGKPAATTTASAPTTALTPARFPVARHTLPNGLVILLHEDHSVPAVTFWQWYRVGSRNEGPGITGISHFFEHMMFNGSKSVPPKEYDRIIESNGGVSNAFTDRDMTAYYEDIASDRLEVLLRVDSDRMRELLLAPELLKSEIEVVKEERRLRTDNDISGMLDESLYATAFLASPYRWPVVGWMADLERMQRTDLVDYFRTYYAPNNCILILTGDFDSKAALALIQKYFGDIPAQTAPKAPVNSEPEQRGERRAQVRYPAENESFQIGYKAPNARSEDTWVLDLLSSILGDGESSRLHQALVYEKQLALDAGTFFRPRLDPTLFEFSVEMKPGKPAREGQAALDQVLEKLVKEGPTARELDKAKNLLEADLVKSLKTNNGVGEQLGFYEHVFGDYRTLYDAIGRYRKVTLEDCRRVARATFVPERRTVVELLPTAGPEAKP
- a CDS encoding PhoU domain-containing protein translates to MDLILVARNLERVADLATNIAEEVVFITEARIIKHNVEEQVGDDFGRT
- a CDS encoding pitrilysin family protein: MTFGLFLAGSSLLLSLALAASADAGALQIPPATRAKLGNGLQVVVIPTSRLPLVDFRLVARAGSVNDPAGKEGLAALMAELMTQGAAGRDARTIAEDIAFVGGSLEAGASAEQVVVTCEVLRKDFATGLELFRDVIVSPTFPAAEFERKRDETLGAIAADRNNPGSVANQALGPFLLGESPLAHPLSGWEKSVRAISREDVVAFHAQRVRPDNALLAVVGDVDPKATIGALEKAFASWKKSGEKWTDAYQAVPQVKGRKVLIVNKPEVTQTQIRLACIGVPRNHPDFYPIVVANAILGSGFTSRLVNEVRVNQGLTYSISSRFGMYRNAGTFSINTFTRNETIRKTIDTALATEKKLVDEGPSEDELAKARSYLTGQFPLGLQAPDALATQVLNVDFFGLEPNYLQTYQDKISAVSMTDVRRALKSYFCVDDLRVLVVSNPEVAKKQLEGLGTVEVRNPD
- a CDS encoding methylated-DNA--[protein]-cysteine S-methyltransferase, translated to MMSSPVGLLFLARTDKGLRYLQYMERKSLKRMIAARSDIVPDAKWEPSLLDLKAVVEQLDAYFNGMLQEFDVPLDPVGSDFQKKVWTALSQIPFGETRSYGQIAKSIRQPKASRAVGLANNQNPIAIIVPCHRVIGANGAMTGYGGGLPRKRWLLDHETRFAGIQPTTQELFVGAGSKGRR
- the thiL gene encoding thiamine-phosphate kinase; the protein is MPSLRELGEFEVLDRLKAERASASAVTLGPGDDAAVVEPAAGMELVLTTDAFVEGVHYLPAWSAPLEVGARLGCANLSDLAAMAARPRWALLSIGAREDASVDDLVEVQRGIQRVLGRHGAGVVGGNLTSVAGPQWLSLTLLGDVGKGRAWRRSGARAGDRLAVTGHPGRAGAGLALARRLGERARAPEWQTLVAAWLHPEPRVALARELGDHGGVTGAIDISDGLAGDLAKLCEASGIGARLMARDWAMDPEIERAAEALGVDPVTLRLSPSDDYELLLAIDPERAASCQAVAAASGVAFAWIGLLTADRGSIAIEDASGAARTIVERGFDSFEPRGA